GCGCAGAGCGTGACGACCGCGCAGAACGCGATGTAGATCGCGATCGGCCACCAGCTGTGGTACTTGGCGAACAGCCAGGTCGCGATCAGCGGTGCCGGACCGCCGGCGATGATCGACGCCAGCTGATAGCCCAGCGACGCGCCGCTGTACCGCAAGCGCGGGGTGAACGCTTCGGCGATCAACGCGGCTTGCGGACCGTAGAGCATGTCGTGCGGCACCAAGCTGAGGAAGATTGCCAGAAAGACCAGCGCCGTGATACCGCTGTTGAGCGCGCCGAAGTACAGGAACCCGAAGATCCCCATCACGACGGCTCCGATCATGTACATGCGACGCCGTCCGATGCGATCGGAGAGCGAGCCGAACAGCGGAATCCATACCGCCGAGCCGATCGCCGCGACCGTGACGGCCGCGAGGATGAACGAGCGCGGCTGCAACAGCACCTGCACGCCGTAGGTGAAGATGAACGCCGTGAAGACGTAGAACGGCGCCTGCTCGGCCATGCGCGCGAGTGCCGAGAGGATCACCTCACGCCACTGCAGGCGCAGCACTTCGAGCACCGGCGTGCGTTCGACGCGGTTCTCGGAGATGACGCGTTGGAACGTCGGCGTCTCGAAGATCCCGAGTCGAATCCACAGGCCGACGCCGACCAGGATGATGCTCAAGAAGAACGGGATGCGCCAGCCCCAATCCGTGAACTGATCGCCGGCCAGGCTGGCGAACGCGAGCACCGCGATGTTCGAGAGAAACAGGCCGGCGGGGACGCCGAACTGCGGCCAACTGGCGATGAAGCCGCGGCGGCCGTTGGTCTTCGCCCACTCCATCGAGAGCAGTACTGAGCCGCCCCACTCGCCGCCGACGCCGATCCCTTGGACGAAGCGCAGGATGGTGAGCAAGATGGCGCCCCAGATGCCGATCGACGCGTAACCTGGCACGAAGCCGACCAAGAACGTCGCGATCCCCATCAAGAGCAGCGTCGCGATCAGCGCGGCCTTGCGGCCGATGCGGTCGCCGTAGTGACCGAAGATCGCGGCGCCGATCGGGCGCGCGATGAAGCCGATGAAGTAAATCGCGAACGCGTTGAGCGTCCCGACCAGCGGATCGTCCTTGGGAAAGAAGAGCTTGCCGAAGACCAGACCCGTGACCGTGCCGTAGAGGAAGAAGTCGTACCACTCGATCGAGGTGCCGATCGTGCTGGCCAGGACGGCGCGGGTCAGGTTGCTGCGCTCGTCCGCCGTCGTTGATCCGATTGCCATCGAACCTCCCTGGCGACGTCGCGCGCCGCCGGTACTCGGTTGCAGGCTCACTTGCCTGCCGCGCAGACCGTTTTCACGTGGCATGCCACGGCGCCTGCGCTCACATTTGCCTCCCCTGCCCCCTCGGGTCGGAGGGCGCCGGGCCAGCGTCGCGGCGAACAGGCATGCAATGGCGACGACGATCGTCCACGCCGCCGACGTCCACCTGGAGACGGCCTTTACCGATCTGCGTGGCGGCGCGCGCCGGCGGGCGGCACTCGCCGACGTCTTCGAGCGGATCGTCGATCTCGCGCTCGCACGCTGTGCCGACGCCCTGACGATCGGGGGCGACCTCTACGAAGCCGAGCGGGCCAGCCCCCAGACGGCACGCTTCATCTTCGCCCAGATCGCGCGCTTCGGGGGCCCGGTCTTCGTCGCGCCCGGCAACCACGACCCGTACGCGGCGCGCTCGCTGTACGCCCGCAGCGATCGGCCGGCCAACCTGCGCGTCTTCGCCGAGCCGACCTGGGCCGTGTACGCGCTGACCGACGGCATCTCGCTCTACGGCTTCGGCCACGCGCCGGCCGAACCGGGTCGCCCGTTCGCCGGCGCGCGCTTCGAGCGGCCGGGGGTGCGGCTCGCGCTCGTGCACGGCAGCGACGAGGACCGCTGCCCGCCCGGCAAACGCGCCACCGCGCCGTTCACCCTGGCCGAGATCCGCGCCGCCGGCGCGACCTGCGTGCTGAGCGGGCACTATCACGGCGGCTACGTCGAGAGCGACGCCGACGGCCCGCGGCTGGCCTACCCGGGCTCGCCCGAGCCGATCAAGTTCGGCGAGCGCGGCAACCACGGCGCGCTGGTGGTCACGGTCGAGCACGGCGTCGTCGGCGTCGAGGCGGTCCCGCTGGCGCGCACGCGGCTGGCCGACGTCGACGTCGCCTTGGCCGACGCGGAGAGCGAGCCGGCCGTGCTCGACGCCGTCGAACGCGCGCTGCGCGAGTTCGGCCGCAACGACTACCTGCGGCTGCGGCTGACGGGAACCGTCGCCACCCAGACGCGCGTCGACCGTGCGCTGATCGCCGACCGCTTCGCCGACGGGCTGGGCGCGCTCGAGGTCGTCGACGACACCGTCGCCGCCGACTACGCCGCGCTGGCGCGCGAGCCGACCGTGCGCGGTCGCGCGATCGCCGATCTGCTGGCGCTGGCCGACGAGGGGCACGCCGAGGCGCGCGGCGCGTTGCGCGCGGTGGTGGCGGCGTTCGCCGGAGCGGAGCCGGCACCGTGAAGCTGCGCTCGCTGCGGGTCGCGGGCTTCGGCAAGCTCGTCGATCGCACGTTCACCTTCGGCCCCGGCCTGACGGTCGTCGCCGGCCCCAACGAGGCGGGCAAATCGACCTTGGCCGCGGCGATCGTCGCGACGCTGTACGGGCTGCGGCGCGGCGACAAGGAGCGCTGGGAGCCGTGGAGCGGCGCGCCGTTCGCGACGACGCTGGTCTACGAGACGGCCGCCGGCGCGGTATGGGAAGTGCAGCGCGACTTCGCGCTGGACGCGAAGGGCGTGCACGTCTACGACGAGCGCGGCGTCGACGCGGCCGCGCAGCTCGGCGAGGGCCGCGGCCTCTCGCCCGGCGAGGCGCACCTGGGCGTGCCGCTCGACGTGTTCGTGCAGACGGCCTGCGCGCGGCAAGCCGCGATGACGCTCGACGGCGGCGCGGCCGGCTCGGTCTCGACCGTGCTGGCGCGCGCGCTCGACGGCGGCCCCAAGGAAGACGCCGCGATCGGCGCGCTGGCGCGGCTGGACGCCGCGCTGCGCAAGCACGTCGGCACCGAGCGCGCGCACAAGAACGCGCCGCTCAAGAAACTGCGCGCGCTCGAAGAGAAGCAGGCCGCGGCGGCGGCGGACGCGCGCGCACAGCTCGACGCGCTGGCGGAGCTGCGCGAACGGATCGCGACCGCCAGCGCCGAGCGCGATCGCGACGGCGGCGCCGCCGCCGAACTGGAGCGCCGCGAACGCTCGCTGCGCGCCGCGAGCCTGCGCGCGCGGCTGGCGGCGCTGCGCGAGTACCGCGCCGAGCTGGCCGCGCTGCAAGCCACGCGCGCGGCGTACGACGACGTCGCCGACTTCCCGGCCGAACGCGTCGCCGCGCTCGACGAGGCATACGAAGGCTGGCGCAGCGCCGAACGGGTCGCCGCCGCCGCCAAGGACCATCACGCCGAAGAAGCGCTGCGGACCGACGAGCGCGGCGAGCTCGACGAGCGGCGGGGCGACGCGGGCACGCTCGACGACGACGCGGTCGCCGCGCTGCGTGCCGCCGCGGCGCAGGCCGAGTCGGCCCACGCGCGCGCGGTCGCCGCGCTCAACGACGCCGCGTCGGCGCGGCGCGACGGCGACGGCGGTCGCGGGCTGGCCGGCGGGCTGCTGGTCGCGACGACGATCGCGCTGTGCGGGGCGGTCGGCTTCGCGATCGCGCACTTCTGGCTCGACACCGGCATCGCCGCGGTGATCGCCGTGCTGTTGGCGCTGGGCACGATGACGCGCGCGCGCGGCCGCTCGGGGCGGCGCAGCGACGCCGACGCGCGCCAGAAGATCGCCGACGCGGCGCTGGCCGAGGAACGCCTCGCCGCCGACACGATCGCTCGCGCGCTCGCGCCGCTGGGGCTCGTCTCCGTCGACGAGCTGGTGCGCCGGCGCGAGCGCTATGTCGCGCTGCACGGGCGCGAAGCGGCGGCGCACAAGGCCGCCGAGCGGCTGCGCGTCGCCCGCGAGGCCGCCAGCGCCGAAGGCGCGCGCTTCGACGCGCTCGCCGCCGCGCTGCTGGGCGAGCACCCCGGAACGCGCGAGGAGCGCCGCGCCGAGGCCAACCGGCGGCGCGTGCGCCGCATCGAGCGCGACGGCCTCGACAACAGCTTGGCGATGCTGACCGTGCGCCGGGCGCACTTGATCGGCGGCGAGGACGAGCTGGCGCTGCAGACCGAGCTCGACGCGCTGCTGCAAGCCGGCGTCGAACCGGCGGCGGAAGAGAACCCCGGCGCGCTGCGCCGCATCCAGACCGAGCGCGCGGAGCTCGAAGCGAGCGCGCACGACGCGACCGTCCGCGCCGCTTCGCTGGCGGGCGAGCTGCGCGCCGCCGAAGAGGCCGTGCGCGACGTCGCCACGCTCGACGAGACGTTGGCACAAACCCGCGCCGAGATCGCGCGGCTGACCGCGTTCGAGGCGGCGCTCGCGCTGGCGCGCCGCACCGTCGAAGCGCGCAAGGACGAAGCCCATAGCGCGTTCGCGCGCCGGCTCGAGCAGTACAGCGCCGACGTGCTGGCCACCATCACCGGCGCGCGGTACAACGAAGTCCGGCTGGATCCGACGAACTTGGCCATCCGCGTGCGGGTGCCCGAGACGCGCGCGTTCCAAGAGATCTCGCGCCTGTCGGCCGGGACGCAGGATCAGGTCGCGCTGGTGGTGCGGTTTGCGATGGCGCGCATGGTCGGCGAAGGCCTGGAAACGCTGCCGCTGCTGCTCGACGATCCGTTCGCGTTCTGGGACGCGGAGCGCTTCGCGCGCTGCCTGCCGCTGCTGGTCGCGCCGCTGGCGCCGCAGTGCATCGTCTTCACCACCGACGGCGCGCTGCCGGCAGAGCTGCCCGACGGGATCGCGCAGCTCATCGATCTGGACGCGGGGACGCCGGTCGCGAACTAGTTCGCC
The window above is part of the Candidatus Sulfotelmatobacter sp. genome. Proteins encoded here:
- a CDS encoding AAA family ATPase, with amino-acid sequence MKLRSLRVAGFGKLVDRTFTFGPGLTVVAGPNEAGKSTLAAAIVATLYGLRRGDKERWEPWSGAPFATTLVYETAAGAVWEVQRDFALDAKGVHVYDERGVDAAAQLGEGRGLSPGEAHLGVPLDVFVQTACARQAAMTLDGGAAGSVSTVLARALDGGPKEDAAIGALARLDAALRKHVGTERAHKNAPLKKLRALEEKQAAAAADARAQLDALAELRERIATASAERDRDGGAAAELERRERSLRAASLRARLAALREYRAELAALQATRAAYDDVADFPAERVAALDEAYEGWRSAERVAAAAKDHHAEEALRTDERGELDERRGDAGTLDDDAVAALRAAAAQAESAHARAVAALNDAASARRDGDGGRGLAGGLLVATTIALCGAVGFAIAHFWLDTGIAAVIAVLLALGTMTRARGRSGRRSDADARQKIADAALAEERLAADTIARALAPLGLVSVDELVRRRERYVALHGREAAAHKAAERLRVAREAASAEGARFDALAAALLGEHPGTREERRAEANRRRVRRIERDGLDNSLAMLTVRRAHLIGGEDELALQTELDALLQAGVEPAAEENPGALRRIQTERAELEASAHDATVRAASLAGELRAAEEAVRDVATLDETLAQTRAEIARLTAFEAALALARRTVEARKDEAHSAFARRLEQYSADVLATITGARYNEVRLDPTNLAIRVRVPETRAFQEISRLSAGTQDQVALVVRFAMARMVGEGLETLPLLLDDPFAFWDAERFARCLPLLVAPLAPQCIVFTTDGALPAELPDGIAQLIDLDAGTPVAN
- a CDS encoding metallophosphoesterase, giving the protein MATTIVHAADVHLETAFTDLRGGARRRAALADVFERIVDLALARCADALTIGGDLYEAERASPQTARFIFAQIARFGGPVFVAPGNHDPYAARSLYARSDRPANLRVFAEPTWAVYALTDGISLYGFGHAPAEPGRPFAGARFERPGVRLALVHGSDEDRCPPGKRATAPFTLAEIRAAGATCVLSGHYHGGYVESDADGPRLAYPGSPEPIKFGERGNHGALVVTVEHGVVGVEAVPLARTRLADVDVALADAESEPAVLDAVERALREFGRNDYLRLRLTGTVATQTRVDRALIADRFADGLGALEVVDDTVAADYAALAREPTVRGRAIADLLALADEGHAEARGALRAVVAAFAGAEPAP
- a CDS encoding MFS transporter, with protein sequence MAIGSTTADERSNLTRAVLASTIGTSIEWYDFFLYGTVTGLVFGKLFFPKDDPLVGTLNAFAIYFIGFIARPIGAAIFGHYGDRIGRKAALIATLLLMGIATFLVGFVPGYASIGIWGAILLTILRFVQGIGVGGEWGGSVLLSMEWAKTNGRRGFIASWPQFGVPAGLFLSNIAVLAFASLAGDQFTDWGWRIPFFLSIILVGVGLWIRLGIFETPTFQRVISENRVERTPVLEVLRLQWREVILSALARMAEQAPFYVFTAFIFTYGVQVLLQPRSFILAAVTVAAIGSAVWIPLFGSLSDRIGRRRMYMIGAVVMGIFGFLYFGALNSGITALVFLAIFLSLVPHDMLYGPQAALIAEAFTPRLRYSGASLGYQLASIIAGGPAPLIATWLFAKYHSWWPIAIYIAFCAVVTLCATPFLPDYTGKDVSEEYTTVGASAAGAVPAT